In Candidatus Cloacimonadota bacterium, the DNA window TCGATGTGGAACATGCGCTCGATCCGGTTTATGCCGCAAGTATTGGTGTAGATACCAATAATCTTCTGCTTTCTCAGCCTGATGGTGGTGAGCAGGCTTTGGAAATCGTAGAAACACTGGTGCGCAGCAGCGCTATCGATCTGATCGTAGTTGATTCTGTAGCAGCTCTGGTTCCCAAAGCAGAGATCGAAGGAAACATGGGAGATTCTCATGTTGGCTTGCAGGCTCGTTTGATGTCTCAAGCTCTAAGAAAACTAACTGGAATTATCAGCAAATCAAAAACCGCTGTTATATTCATCAATCAAACCAGGATGAAAATCGGCGTTCCTGCTTATGTAAATCCCGAAACTACTACCGGCGGAGTGGCACTTAAATTTTATTCTTCTGTTCGCTTGGAAGTACGTAAAGTCGGTTCGATAAAAAAAGTGGGAGCAGAAGCAGAAATCATTGGTAATAAAACTCGTGTAAAGATCGTAAAAAATAAGTTCGCGCCACCCTTTAAAAAAATAGAATTTCCTATCATGTTTGGTGTGGGAATTTCTCATCTGGATATTCTCATCGAAATTGCAGTGCAACATGATATCGTGAAGAAGAGCGGTTCCTGGTTCTCTTATGGAGAAACCAAAATCGGCCAGGGTTCGGAGCGCGTAAAAGATTTTCTGAATGAAAACGAAGAAGTTTTTTCCGAAATCGAAAAAGAAGTAAAAATTATTCTCGGACTCATAAAAGAAGAGGACGATGAAGGTAAGGACGAAGAATAAAACCAAAACTATTTTCATCGTTTCAATAGATGAAGAAATTTGGGGAACTCTGCCAGCCAGAGTTCTCCGTTTTTTTTCTATTTTGCCCGATCGGGAAAATGATATTCCCGACATCAAAAAAGCAGATATAATCAATGAAATTGAGATATTCAATTGGGATAAATTACTTAATTTTTTAGCTTATCGTGAACGTTCTATCTGGGAATGCAAAAATTTTTTAAAACAACAATTCCTGCCTTCCCAACTTATAGAAAAACTGCTGAAAAAAGCTGTGGAAAAGAACTTCGTAAATGATGAACGTTTTGCTGAAATGTATGTGCAGGATCTCACCTCTAAGAACAAGAACGAAAGACAAATACGTTCCAAACTGATTGCAAAACACATCCCTGAAAATGTAGCTGAAAAAGTGATATCAGAAAATTTTTCTGTGAAGAACAAAGAACAAGTTTTGTCTGTCAATTATCAAAAAGCTGTCAGCAAATTTTACAGCCTTCCCACCCAAAAAAGAAAAGAAAAAATACTTAACTACTTGACCCGAAAAGGATTTTCTTATTGGGATGTAAAACAGAAAATGGATGAGGAAGGTTATTGATGAGCAAGGTTGAAAAGATCAGATATTCCTACGATCAGATCCACGAAATTGTGAAAAAGATGGCAGAAAAAATAACAGAGAAATATGGCAAAATAGATATCATAATCAGCATCGCTACCGGCGGTTGGATTCCCGCCAGAATTCTGCGAACATTTCTTCCTCATTCAGAGCAGCTTCCACTTCCTTTGTATTCCATCGGAATTATAAATTACGACAGCCGAGATAAACTTCTCAGTGAAGCGATCATCGTTCAGGAATTACCGGCAAAGTTGAATTTGGAAGGTAAAAATGTGTTGCTGGTGGATGAAGTAGCAGATTCGGGCGGAACGTTTATCAAAGCGGCAGAATATATCGAATCCAAGAATCCAGAAAAGTTAAGAACGGCAGTTTTACATCTAAAAGAACAATCCAGCTTCAAGCCAGACATCGTAGGAGAATTTGCCGGAAATAATTGGATTGTTTACCCGTGGGATGCAAAATGAAAACATCGGATTGTTGGCAGATAATCCGATTGTTTTTGATAACAGATTCAAACGTTCCGAAGAGCTCCGCACATTTGGAAGTTTAAGGTGAAAAATGAAAAAACATATTTATAAAGAAATCGTAATTCCGGCCAAAATAACGAGAGTTTGGAAAGCCTGGACTGTGAAGGAAGAATTGATTAAATTCTTTTCTCCCGAAGCTGAAGTTGAGATGAAAATCGGTGGAAAATATGAGATGTATTTTCTGGTTGATAACCCTGTCGGAACGCGCGGTGGAGAAGGAAATAAAATTTTGAGTTTTCTGCCGCATAAAATGCTGTCTTTCAGCTGGAATGCACCGCCGCAATATCCAGAAGTGCGCAAAGAAAAAACCTGGTGCGTGCTTTTCTTTGATAAATTAGATTTAACTTCCACTAAAATCAGATTTTATCATCTTGGCTGGCAGGAAGGTGATGAATGGGACCAGGTTTACGATTATTTTCAGAAAGCCTGGGATTATGTTTTGGGAAATTTACAGAAATATTTTGAGAAAAAATAAGTGTCGCCGAGCTTGTTTCATCCGTCAGGTGCCGACACCGTCCTGAGCTTGTCGAAGGACGAAGAGAAATTAAGGTTAATTTTCATTAAATTTTGAAATGGTTTTTAACCCCCTGTGTCCCCCTTTCCAGGGGGAAATGAGGAAAAAAAGGAAAAAGTCTATCATGAAAAAAGAAAAGAAAATTACAGTCTCGGAAATAGTTAATCACATCCATAAAACTGCTCATCCCGATTTAGCATTCAATTGGGATAATGTGGGATTTCAAATTGGTGATGGAAATCAGGAAGTGAAGAAAATCCTGCTTACTCTGGATGTGACGGAAAATGCTATCAACAAAGCGATCAAAGAAAATATCGGTCTCATCATTTCTCATCATCCGTTTATTTTCAAACCGCTCAAAAAGATTACCAATCCGCTGTATCTCAAACTGATCAAAAACGACATCGCAGTTTTCTGCGCTCACACAAATCTGGATGTGATCAAGAAAGGTGTAAATTCTGCTTTGGCAGGAAAGCTGAAGCTGCAGAATATTGAATTTCTAACTTCAGATTCCGGTGCTTCAGTTTATCATGTTGCTGTTTATGTTCCAGCCGGAAATATGGTGGAAGTTGCAAATGCAGTTTTTGAAGCAGGTGCAGGAATAATCGGAAACTACAGTAACTGCATGAATGATTACGAAGTGAGTGGACAGTTCATTCCGAAAGAAGGAAGCAATCCCATCTTGGGCAGTCAGAATAAACTGGAAAAAGTTGTGGAACGTAAATTTGAATTTTTCGTCGATTCGTTTAAACTTCCCAAAGTTTTGGATACGATGAAAAAAGCTCATCCTTACGAAACTCCGGCGTTTGCCGTTTATCCGCAGGAAAAACCGAATGAAAATTATGGTTTGGGAATGCTGGGAAATTTAACTCAGGAAATGACTTTGGAAGATTTTAC includes these proteins:
- a CDS encoding phosphoribosyltransferase, with protein sequence MSKVEKIRYSYDQIHEIVKKMAEKITEKYGKIDIIISIATGGWIPARILRTFLPHSEQLPLPLYSIGIINYDSRDKLLSEAIIVQELPAKLNLEGKNVLLVDEVADSGGTFIKAAEYIESKNPEKLRTAVLHLKEQSSFKPDIVGEFAGNNWIVYPWDAK
- a CDS encoding Nif3-like dinuclear metal center hexameric protein, which codes for MKKEKKITVSEIVNHIHKTAHPDLAFNWDNVGFQIGDGNQEVKKILLTLDVTENAINKAIKENIGLIISHHPFIFKPLKKITNPLYLKLIKNDIAVFCAHTNLDVIKKGVNSALAGKLKLQNIEFLTSDSGASVYHVAVYVPAGNMVEVANAVFEAGAGIIGNYSNCMNDYEVSGQFIPKEGSNPILGSQNKLEKVVERKFEFFVDSFKLPKVLDTMKKAHPYETPAFAVYPQEKPNENYGLGMLGNLTQEMTLEDFTEFVKIRLKAPFVKLWPADKKKNILIKKVAVCGGSGTSLIPQVYGRADVFVSADFTYHTILDCKIPLIDAGHFYTENPVLQNLKEMLQEFELEILELSPKQHEIKKLEVL
- a CDS encoding SRPBCC domain-containing protein translates to MKKHIYKEIVIPAKITRVWKAWTVKEELIKFFSPEAEVEMKIGGKYEMYFLVDNPVGTRGGEGNKILSFLPHKMLSFSWNAPPQYPEVRKEKTWCVLFFDKLDLTSTKIRFYHLGWQEGDEWDQVYDYFQKAWDYVLGNLQKYFEKK
- a CDS encoding RecX family transcriptional regulator, giving the protein MKVRTKNKTKTIFIVSIDEEIWGTLPARVLRFFSILPDRENDIPDIKKADIINEIEIFNWDKLLNFLAYRERSIWECKNFLKQQFLPSQLIEKLLKKAVEKNFVNDERFAEMYVQDLTSKNKNERQIRSKLIAKHIPENVAEKVISENFSVKNKEQVLSVNYQKAVSKFYSLPTQKRKEKILNYLTRKGFSYWDVKQKMDEEGY
- the recA gene encoding recombinase RecA, with protein sequence MSVKDKNSALKTALTQLDKQFGVGTVMRLGDKPKEDINAIPTGAINLDAALGIGGIPRGRVTEIYGPEASGKTTIALHCVAEAQKQEGVVAFIDVEHALDPVYAASIGVDTNNLLLSQPDGGEQALEIVETLVRSSAIDLIVVDSVAALVPKAEIEGNMGDSHVGLQARLMSQALRKLTGIISKSKTAVIFINQTRMKIGVPAYVNPETTTGGVALKFYSSVRLEVRKVGSIKKVGAEAEIIGNKTRVKIVKNKFAPPFKKIEFPIMFGVGISHLDILIEIAVQHDIVKKSGSWFSYGETKIGQGSERVKDFLNENEEVFSEIEKEVKIILGLIKEEDDEGKDEE